Within the Deinobacterium chartae genome, the region CCTCCACCGACTCCCGGGCCTTCCCGCTCGCGCCAGGGCGGCTCTTTTGCGGAGCTGGCCCGCGCTCTCGAGGAGGCGCAGCGCCAGGCGCAACAGCGGCAGGGCGAGCCCGGCGGCCGTGGCGAGGTGCCGCGGTCCGACTCCCCGTTCGGAGAACAGGTGGCCCCCGAGATCGTTCAAGAAACGGTGAGGGCCAAGCGGCCTAAGCCTGAACGCACATCCCTCGAGGAAACGCGTGTGCCACCGTATGATGAGGAGAGCACTGTCACGCGCCCCTCGAGCGCCCGCCAACACCCTGCCTGGCGGGGCGAGGAGCGACCGGTAGGCAACCGGTTCGAATGGCGCGAGGCCGTGATCGAAGCGGAGATTCTGGGGCCTCCCCGCGCGAAGAACCCCTTACGGCCCCGAAGGTAAAGACCTGAATGAAAGAAGAAACGCTGACGACCGCCACCCTGAAACTCAAGAACCCTCAGGAGGCCCTCGCCCTGTTCGGCGAGGGCGACACCACGCTACGCCGCATCCGCGAGCTGAGCAGCGCACGCCTGAGCGCACGGGGGGACACCATCACCATCAGCGGTGAGGCGCAGGGCGTGGAGCGGACCGAGGCGTTCTTGCGCGATCTGCTCGCGATCATCCGCCAAGGCGGTCAGATCGAGGATGCCCTCGAGCGCTCGGCGGCGCTCTCCGCGCAGGGCAAGAGCCTGTCCGAGGAGACCGCGCCCATGAGCGGCCTGAACCTGCCCAACCGCCTGCGCCCCAAAACGCCCGGGCAGACCGCGTACCTCGAGGCGATCAACCGCAACGACATCGTGTTCGGCATCGGCCCGGCCGGTACCGGCAAGACCTACCTGGCCGTGGCCATGGCGGTCGCAGCGCTCAAGGCCCGCAAGGTCAAGCGCATCATCTTAACCCGCCCGGCGGTCGAGGCCGGCGAGCGCCTGGGCTTTTTGCCCGGCGACCTGCAGGCCAAGATCGACCCGTACCTGCGCCCGC harbors:
- a CDS encoding PhoH family protein — translated: MKEETLTTATLKLKNPQEALALFGEGDTTLRRIRELSSARLSARGDTITISGEAQGVERTEAFLRDLLAIIRQGGQIEDALERSAALSAQGKSLSEETAPMSGLNLPNRLRPKTPGQTAYLEAINRNDIVFGIGPAGTGKTYLAVAMAVAALKARKVKRIILTRPAVEAGERLGFLPGDLQAKIDPYLRPLYDALYDMLEVDKFEGYLQNGIIEVAPLAFMRGRTLNDAFIILDEAQNTTPEQMKMFLTRMGFSSKVVVTGDVTQIDLPRHVTSGLAVARKNLQNIEGIAFHHFTESDVVRHPLVGRIIKAYDVADAEEEARQEQRRREREQGAQRSE